One window from the genome of Osmerus eperlanus chromosome 1, fOsmEpe2.1, whole genome shotgun sequence encodes:
- the LOC134028031 gene encoding uncharacterized protein LOC134028031: protein MKHFLTHQINRKQSSKKQWFCQFFVSKDDLLRRLQPVMRKEVSCDYGVGPALNFLSPRSDGYNLADVVVDSPDPTTAQTPKATSGSMATSTFPSEYQTSSLTDGTSAPSDTTESSAAGTTAGTTYPPSGTQTHSSSAKPQRSTRVDSSPGSHVSSAVPSDSRWVTITGAQMLLVVVGVAGSTVCVTLGGLIAVCVRWRSGEYI from the exons atgaagCACTTCCTAACACATCAGATCAACCGCAAACaatcctcaaaaaagcagtggTTCTGTCAGTTCTTCGTCTCTAAAGATGATCTGCTCAGACGTCTCCAGCCTGTGATGCGTAAAGAGGTGAGCTGTGACTATGGAGTGGGTCCAGCACTAAACTTTCTGTCTCCACGCAGTGATGGATACAACTTAGCAG ATGTGGTAGTTGATTCTCCTGATCCAACAACTGCTCAGACACCAAAAGCAACATCAG GATCAATGGCTACCTCTACTTTTCCCTCAGAATATCAAACTTCAA GTTTGACTGATGGTACCTCTGCACCCTCTGATACTACTGAGAGTTCTGCTGCTG GTACAACAGCAGGAACAACATATCCTCCGTCTGGTACCCAAACGCACTCAAGTAGTGCAA AACCTCAGCGGTCTACAAGAGTCGACTCATCTCCAGGGTCCCATGTGAGCTCTGCTGTGCCCTCTGATTCCAGATGGGTCACGATTACAG GAGCCCAGatgttgctggtggtggtgggtgtggcTGGTTCTACTGTTTGTGTGACCCTGGGGGGTCTGATAGCTGTCTGTGTCCGCTGGAGGAGCGGTGAGTACATCTGA
- the tgm8 gene encoding protein-glutamine gamma-glutamyltransferase 2, with protein sequence MDLVVNKVDLHCEANNSAHRTNDISKQCLIVRRGQSFLLTLRLPRPFNPASDTLLITAETGLQASESLGTRSVFSFPKSKTGKAAWGAELDPKTVLLAGSVTLAVTPPANAPVGQYSLFVKTKEGEPNGTSLGILLMLFNPWCKDDWVYLGVEEERQEYVMKEQSIIYRGSDNYIDTLAWNLGQFEEDMVEICMKLLDVNPKCLRDASQDFSARCNPIYVSRVVSAMINCNDDRGVVLGNWGNSFAGGVSPTQWNGSVDILRRWRKFDCNPVKYGQCWVYAGVMCTVLRCLGIPCRIVTNFQSAHDTDGSLTVDEFYGDYGVLEKASSDSVWNYHVWVEAWMKRPDLSDDSMYDGWQVLDPTPQEKSSGVYCCGPTPVKAILLGHTNVLYDVPFVFAEVNADHVTWLVAKDGSKKRIFSDAVSVGQNISTKSVGSDKRQNITDNYKHREGTTDERASFNRAVSGGFKPKKEDKEAGEPSGNPTGTPAGTPTAPTPAPTTGPTTGNTTSNTNGTPNRPVAPGAVEMKVVVEGKPLSGADIRLKLVVQSLAGAPCSLLLHINVQAMKYTGTPTSQVQTEEKQLQLAPGQELTVPILIPFSVYGEHMLENNSMRVSALATDQKNTKNVYLTEMEIVPKDPALTITSVGPAQQYRELVAEVVFMNPLDEALTDCTITVTGSGVLQSSLETRLASLPPDHRVRVQVPVTPYRSGQKKLVADFNCNSFRNIKASCNVDVAPYNRFGYSFGRIA encoded by the exons ATGGATCTGG TTGTGAATAAAGTGGACCTCCACTGCGAGGCCAATAACTCCGCCCACCGGACCAATGACATCAGCAAGCAGTGTCTGATCGTGCGGAGGGGGCAGTCCTTTCTGTTGACCCTCAGGCTGCCCCGCCCCTTCAACCCTGCCTCCGACACGCTCCTGATCACCGCTGAGACGG gcctccaggcTTCAGAATCTCTCGGCACCCGTTCAGTGTTCAGTTTCCCCAAAAGCAAAACGGGGAAAGCGGCGTGGGGGGCGGAGCTCGACCCGAAGACAGTGCTGTTGGCAGGAAGTGTGACCCTGGCCGTGACCCCTCCAGCGAACGCCCCCGTGGGTCAGTACTCCCTGTTTGTGAAGACCAAGGAGGGGGAGCCGAACGGGACCAGCCTGGGAATCCTGCTGATGCTCTTCAACCCCTGGTGTAAAG atgactGGGTCTACCTgggtgtggaggaagagaggcaggagtATGTTATGAAAGAGCAGAGCATCATCTATCGTGGTTCGGACAACTACATTGACACCCTGGCCTGGAACTTAGGACAg TTTGAGGAGGACATGGTGGAGATCTGTATGAAGCTGTTGGATGTCAACCCCAAGTGTCTGAGGGACGCTTCACAAGACTTCTCCGCCCGCTGCAACCCCATCTACGTCAGTCGGGTGGTCAGCGCCATG ATAAATTGCAACGATGACCGCGGGGTGGTGCTGGGAAACTGGGGCAACTCGTTCGCCGGAGGGGTCAGCCCCACCCAATGGAACGGCAGTGTGGACATCCTGCGACGCTGGCGGAAGTTTGACTGCAACCCTGTCAAGTACGGGCAGTGCTGGGTGTACGCCGGTGTCATGTGCACAG tgttgAGATGTCTGGGGATCCCGTGTCGAATCGTCACCAACTTCCAGTCGGCCCATGACACGGATGGCAGCCTGACAGTGGACGAGTTCTACGGAGACTATGGAGTCTTGGAGAAGGCTAGCAGCGACAGTGTCTG GAACTACCATGTGTGGGTGGAAGCCTGGATGAAGCGTCCCGACTTGTCAGATGACTCTATGTACGACGGCTGGCAGGTGCTGGACCCCACCCCTCAGGAGAAGAGCAGTG gcgtGTACTGCTGTGGCCCCACCCCGGTCAAGGCCATCCTCCTGGGCCACACCAACGTGCTGTATGACGTCCCTTTCGTGTTCGCCGAAGTCAACGCCGACCATGTGACGTGGCTGGTGGCGAAGGATGGATCCAAGAAGAGGATCTTCTCTGACGCCGTCTCCGTGGGACAGAACATCAGCACCAAGAGCGTGGGCAGTGACAAGAGACAGAACATCACTGACAACTACAAACACAGAgagg GCACCACAGACGAGAGAGCTTCTTTTAACCGGGCTGTGAGCGGCGGCTTCAAGCCCAAGAAGGAGGACAAAGAGGCGGGCGAACCCTCTGGAAATCCTACCGGGACACCCGCAGGAACGCCCACCGCACCCACCCCCGCACCCACCACCGGACCCACCACTGGAAACACCACCTCAAACACCAATGGAACGCCTAACAGGCCAGTGGCTCCGGGGGCCGTGGAGATGAAGGTCGTGGTGGAGGGCAAGCCCCTGAGCGGGGCCGACATCAGGCTGAAGCTGGTGGTGCAGAGCCTGGCTGGCGCCCCCTGCAGCCTGCTGCTGCACATCAACGTCCAGGCCATGAAGTACACCGGCACCCCCACCTCTCAGGTGCAGACGGAGGAGAAGCAGCTCCAGCTAGCCCCTGGGCAAG AGCTAACTGTCCCCATCCTGATCCCGTTCTCCGTGTACGGAGAACACATGTTGGAGAACAACAGTATGAGGGTGTCGGCGTTGGCTACGGACCAGAAGAACACAAAGAATGTTTACCTGACGGAGATGGAGATCGTACCGAAAGACCCTGCCCTCACCATCACT agcgTGGGCCCAGCACAGCAGTACCGTGAGCTGGTGGCAGAGGTGGTGTTCATGAACCCCCTGGATGAAGCTCTGACAGACTGCACCATCACGGTGACAGGCAGTGGAGTTCTGCAGAGCTCTTTGGAGACCAG GCTGGCCTCGTTGCCCCCAGATCACCGTGTCCGCGTGCAGGTGCCCGTGACGCCGTACAGATCGGGGCAGAAGAAGCTGGTGGCGGACTTCAACTGCAACTCTTTCAGGAACATCAAGGCTAGCTGCAATGTTGACGTAGCTCCTTATAACCGCTTCGGCTACAGCTTTGGCCGCATCGCCTGA
- the LOC134028039 gene encoding protein-glutamine gamma-glutamyltransferase E-like, whose protein sequence is MDLVVNKVDLHCEANNSAHRTNDISKQRLIVRRGQSFLLSLSMPRPFNPASDKLLITAETGLRASESLGTRSVFSFPKSKTGKAAWGAELAPKTVLLAGSVTLAVTPPANAPVGQYSLFVKTKERAPNGASVGSLLMLFNPWCKDDWVYLGVEEERQEYVMKEQSIIYRGSDNYISSQAWNLGQFEEDMVEICMKLLDVNPKCLRDASQDFSARCNPIYVGRVVSAMINCNDDRGVVLGNWGNSFAGGVSPTQWNGSVDILRRWRKFDCKPVKYGQCWVYAGVMCTVLRCLGIPCRIVTNFQSAHDTNGSLTVDEFYGDFGVLEKASSDSVWNFHVWVEAWMKRPDLSDDSMYDGWQVLDPTPQEKSSGVYCCGPTPVKAILLGHTNVLYDVPFVFAEVNADQVTWLVAKDGSKKRIHSDTVSVGQKISTKSVGSDKRQNITDNYKYREGTTDERDSFNRAVSGGKPSGKPTGTPAGTPTAPTTGPTTGPTPTTRPTPAPTPTPTTRPTPAPTLAPTTGNTTSNTNGTPNRPVAPGAVEMKVVVEGKPLSGADIRLKLVVQSLAGAPCSLLLHINVQAMKYTGTPTSQVQTEEKQLQLAPGQELTVPILIPFSVYGEHMLENNSLKVSALATDQKNPKNVYLSEMEIIPKDPALTITCVGPAQQYRELMAEVVFMNPLDEALTDCTITVTGSGVLQSSVEARLASLPPDHRVRVQVPLTPYRSGQKKLVADFNCNSFRNIKASCNIDVAPYNRFGYSFGHIA, encoded by the exons ATGGATCTGG TTGTGAATAAAGTGGACCTCCACTGCGAGGCCAATAACTCCGCCCACCGGACCAATGACATCAGCAAGCAGCGTCTGATCGTACGGAGGGGGCAGTCCTTTCTGTTGTCCCTCAGTATGCCCCGCCCGTTCAACCCCGCCTCCGACAAGCTCCTGATCACCGCTGAGACGG GCCTCCGGGCTTCAGAATCTCTCGGCACCCGGTCAGTGTTCAGTTTCCCCAAAAGCAAAACGGGGAAAGCGGCGTGGGGGGCGGAGCTCGCCCCGAAGACAGTGCTGTTGGCAGGAAGTGTGACCCTGGCCGTGACCCCTCCAGCGAACGCCCCCGTGGGTCAGTACTCCCTGTTTGTGAAGACCAAGGAGCGGGCACCGAATGGGGCCAGCGTGGGAAGCCTGCTGATGCTGTTCAACCCCTGGTGTAAAG atgactGGGTCTACCTgggtgtggaggaagagaggcaggagtATGTTATGAAAGAGCAGAGCATCATCTATCGTGGTTCGGACAACTACATCAGCAGCCAGGCTTGGAACTTAGGACAg TTTGAGGAGGACATGGTGGAGATCTGTATGAAGCTGTTGGATGTCAACCCCAAGTGTCTGAGGGACGCTTCACAAGACTTCTCCGCCCGCTGCAACCCCATCTACGTCGGTCGGGTGGTCAGCGCCATG ATAAATTGCAACGATGACCGCGGGGTGGTGCTGGGAAACTGGGGCAACTCGTTCGCCGGAGGGGTCAGCCCCACCCAATGGAACGGCAGTGTGGACATCCTACGACGCTGGCGGAAGTTTGACTGCAAACCTGTCAAGTACGGGCAGTGCTGGGTGTACGCCGGTGTCATGTGCACAG tgttgAGATGTCTGGGGATCCCGTGTCGAATCGTCACCAACTTCCAGTCGGCCCATGACACGAATGGCAGCCTGACAGTGGACGAGTTCTACGGAGACTTTGGAGTCTTGGAGAAGGCTAGCAGCGACAGTGTCTG GAACTTCCATGTGTGGGTGGAAGCCTGGATGAAGCGTCCCGACTTGTCAGATGACTCTATGTACGACGGCTGGCAGGTGCTGGACCCCACCCCTCAGGAGAAGAGCAGTG gcgtGTACTGCTGTGGCCCCACCCCGGTCAAGGCCATCCTCCTGGGCCACACCAACGTGCTGTATGACGTCCCTTTCGTGTTCGCCGAAGTCAACGCCGACCAGGTGACGTGGCTGGTGGCGAAGGATGGATCCAAGAAGAGGATCCACTCAGACACCGTCTCCGTGGGACAGAAAATCAGCACCAAGAGCGTGGGCAGTGACAAGAGACAAAACATCACTGACAACTACAAATACAGAgagg GCACTACGGACGAGAGAGATTCTTTCAACCGGGCTGTGAGCGGCGGCAAACCCTCTGGAAAACCTACCGGGACACCCGCAGGAACGCCCACCGCACCCACCACCGGACCCACCACAGGACCCACACCCACCACAAGACCCACCCccgcacccacccccacccccaccacaagACCCACCCCCGCACCCACCCTTGCACCCACCACTGGAAACACCACCTCAAACACCAATGGAACGCCTAACAGGCCAGTGGCTCCGGGGGCCGTGGAGATGAAGGTCGTGGTGGAGGGCAAGCCCCTGAGCGGGGCCGACATCAGGCTGAAGCTGGTGGTGCAGAGCCTGGCTGGCGCCCCCTGCAGCCTGCTGCTGCACATCAACGTCCAGGCCATGAAGTACACCGGCACCCCCACCTCTCAGGTGCAGACGGAGGAGAAGCAGCTCCAGCTAGCCCCTGGGCAAG AGCTAACTGTCCCCATCCTGATCCCGTTCTCCGTGTACGGAGAACACATGTTGGAGAACAACAGTCTGAAGGTGTCGGCGTTGGCTACAGACCAGAAGAACCCAAAGAACGTTTACCTGTCGGAGATGGAGATCATACCGAAAGACCCTGCCCTCACCATCACT tgtgtgGGCCCAGCACAGCAGTACCGTGAGCTGATGGCAGAGGTGGTTTTCATGAACCCCCTGGATGAAGCTCTGACAGACTGCACCATCACGGTGACAGGCAGCGGAGTTCTGCAGAGCTCTGTGGAGGCCAG GCTGGCCTCGTTGCCCCCAGATCACCGTGTCCGCGTGCAGGTGCCCCTGACGCCGTACAGGTCGGGGCAGAAGAAGCTGGTGGCGGACTTCAACTGCAACTCCTTCAGGAACATCAAGGCTAGCTGCAACATCGACGTAGCTCCTTACAACCGCTTCGGCTACAGCTTTGGCCACATCGCCTGA